In Puniceicoccus vermicola, a single genomic region encodes these proteins:
- a CDS encoding colicin, producing MKSIPHWLRIWIQSALIGEIYPSIRAIAVKFTDSKEFTLRYYLEKEPTDFDRESCSMVMTEILANTSSKEEIKKVKEECFFSDKLLRDIDVLDGLVFARREYEIEK from the coding sequence ATGAAATCGATTCCACATTGGTTGCGTATTTGGATTCAATCCGCACTTATCGGGGAAATCTACCCTTCGATTCGAGCAATAGCGGTTAAGTTCACAGATTCAAAAGAATTCACACTGCGCTACTATCTAGAAAAAGAACCTACAGATTTTGATCGAGAATCGTGCTCAATGGTGATGACAGAAATCTTGGCAAATACATCCTCAAAAGAAGAAATAAAAAAAGTGAAAGAAGAATGTTTTTTCTCAGATAAGCTACTTCGTGATATCGATGTATTAGATGGTTTGGTTTTTGCTCGGAGAGAATATGAAATTGAAAAATAA